A genomic window from Chlorobium phaeobacteroides DSM 266 includes:
- a CDS encoding ExbD/TolR family protein: MSRIKAKRVGFRIDMTPMVDVAFLLLTFFMLTTKFRPPEIAEVDLPSSHSQLKLPESDVLTVTVSGDNTFFMGVSSRQAKEKIFNTAVKPKLQAAKISEAEIRDSLKSFRLAESFPVGKDELDKFVLMARFANPKLRPVIRADDDAGFDAVNHAIKVYKKANMLTFNLVTVLEREVR; this comes from the coding sequence ATGTCGAGGATAAAGGCAAAACGGGTAGGATTTCGGATCGATATGACGCCGATGGTGGATGTTGCGTTCCTGTTGCTGACATTTTTTATGCTTACCACCAAGTTTCGACCTCCTGAAATAGCCGAGGTCGATCTCCCGTCGTCTCATTCTCAGTTAAAGCTTCCCGAATCAGATGTTCTTACCGTAACGGTGAGTGGCGATAACACTTTTTTTATGGGAGTATCTTCCCGTCAGGCAAAGGAAAAGATTTTCAATACTGCGGTAAAGCCGAAACTTCAGGCTGCCAAAATTTCGGAAGCCGAAATCAGGGATTCGCTCAAAAGTTTTCGACTTGCGGAGAGTTTTCCTGTTGGGAAGGATGAGCTTGACAAGTTTGTTCTTATGGCTCGTTTTGCCAATCCAAAACTTCGCCCTGTAATCAGGGCGGATGATGATGCTGGTTTTGATGCGGTGAATCATGCTATAAAAGTGTATAAAAAAGCAAATATGCTTACCTTCAATCTTGTTACCGTGCTTGAAAGGGAGGTTCGCTGA
- the purE gene encoding 5-(carboxyamino)imidazole ribonucleotide mutase, with protein sequence MTQTISDQFKPVVGILMGSDSDFDIMKAATTVLDDFAVPYEVSVISAHRTPHDLETYATSAQERGLKIIIAGAGGAAHLPGVTAALTLLPVIGVPVFSKKLSGLDSLYSIVQMPAGIPVATVGIDNARNAALLALQMLALSDEVLMQAIKAFRLGLAEESRLKNENIKHKLRAKS encoded by the coding sequence ATGACACAAACAATCTCTGATCAATTCAAGCCTGTTGTAGGTATCCTCATGGGCTCCGATTCCGACTTCGACATTATGAAAGCAGCCACAACGGTTCTCGACGATTTCGCAGTCCCGTATGAAGTATCGGTTATTTCAGCGCACCGAACCCCGCACGACCTTGAAACCTATGCCACATCGGCCCAGGAACGCGGTCTTAAAATCATCATAGCCGGAGCTGGCGGAGCAGCACATCTGCCAGGCGTTACGGCAGCCTTGACTCTTCTTCCGGTTATCGGTGTTCCGGTTTTCAGCAAAAAGCTGAGCGGCCTGGACTCCCTCTACTCGATCGTGCAGATGCCTGCAGGTATTCCCGTAGCGACCGTAGGTATTGATAATGCCCGAAATGCGGCGCTCCTTGCCCTGCAGATGCTCGCGCTTTCCGATGAAGTTCTGATGCAGGCAATCAAAGCATTCCGTCTTGGGCTTGCAGAGGAATCAAGGCTGAAAAACGAAAATATAAAACATAAACTACGTGCAAAAAGCTGA
- a CDS encoding Gfo/Idh/MocA family protein translates to MKKKVKIGFLGSGWARIAQAPAFSLMDDVKLSAVASPTEKHRRKFMEMFGISKGFDDWRDMLETDLDLVCVTTPPFLHAPMVRALLESGKSVLCEKPFAVNVAEALAMTEVAQSSPGLALVDHQLRFHPAVRCMKQMIDSGEIGKVYEVRAVVNLSSRNKPDHRYSWWSDAEKGGGALKAIGSHLIDLNRYLVGEIHEVSCNLATALPFRPDESGNPCPVTSDDSFAMMMKFGPSSIALGSPSLMHVTTVGAYTWFSFEVVGSMRTIRLDGAGRLWEVDNDHSKGGRSLIDAPRWKQHEPILPWDELVLQEKIRQSSLAVHGVFAVGFAFLAHRIVKAIHNGEKTLHDAAGFTDGLMIQKILQAGSDSDRLRRWIKIQS, encoded by the coding sequence ATGAAAAAAAAAGTAAAAATAGGGTTTCTTGGGAGCGGATGGGCAAGGATTGCCCAGGCGCCGGCGTTTTCTCTTATGGATGATGTTAAACTTTCGGCTGTTGCCAGCCCTACAGAAAAGCATCGTCGAAAGTTTATGGAAATGTTCGGTATCAGCAAGGGGTTTGATGACTGGCGTGATATGCTGGAAACGGATCTTGATCTGGTCTGTGTAACGACGCCGCCTTTTCTTCATGCGCCCATGGTTAGGGCACTGCTTGAAAGCGGTAAAAGTGTGTTGTGTGAAAAGCCGTTTGCGGTCAATGTTGCAGAAGCCCTTGCGATGACAGAGGTTGCACAATCTTCCCCTGGTCTTGCGCTCGTCGATCATCAGCTTCGTTTTCACCCTGCGGTACGCTGCATGAAACAGATGATCGACAGTGGTGAAATCGGTAAGGTGTATGAGGTTCGCGCTGTAGTCAACCTGTCAAGTCGAAACAAGCCGGATCATCGATACTCCTGGTGGAGTGATGCTGAAAAGGGGGGTGGGGCTCTGAAAGCTATCGGATCTCATCTTATTGATTTGAACCGATATCTGGTAGGCGAAATACATGAGGTGTCCTGTAATCTTGCAACGGCTCTTCCTTTCAGACCAGATGAATCCGGAAATCCCTGTCCTGTAACTTCAGATGACAGTTTTGCTATGATGATGAAGTTCGGCCCCTCATCCATCGCTCTTGGTTCACCCTCATTGATGCATGTGACAACGGTTGGCGCCTATACCTGGTTTTCCTTTGAGGTCGTTGGAAGTATGAGGACGATAAGGCTTGATGGTGCAGGACGGCTCTGGGAGGTCGATAACGATCACTCAAAAGGAGGAAGAAGTCTTATTGATGCCCCGCGATGGAAACAGCATGAGCCGATACTTCCCTGGGATGAACTGGTGCTGCAGGAAAAAATAAGACAGTCTTCCCTTGCTGTGCATGGCGTTTTTGCTGTAGGCTTTGCCTTTCTTGCTCACAGAATAGTAAAAGCGATTCATAACGGCGAAAAAACTCTTCACGATGCGGCAGGATTTACTGATGGGTTGATGATCCAGAAAATATTGCAGGCAGGAAGCGATTCCGACAGACTGCGTCGTTGGATAAAAATTCAATCATAA
- a CDS encoding DMT family transporter: protein MAWVFLVIAGVFECFWAVGLKYTDGFARPVISLVTLIFMVASFWLLSAAMKTIPVGTAYAVWTGIGAAGVALAGILLFQESRDITRILCILLIVTGVIGLRVFSR, encoded by the coding sequence ATGGCTTGGGTTTTTCTGGTAATAGCGGGAGTTTTTGAGTGCTTCTGGGCTGTCGGGCTTAAATATACCGATGGTTTTGCCCGACCGGTTATCTCACTTGTTACCCTCATTTTTATGGTTGCGAGTTTCTGGTTGCTCTCTGCAGCTATGAAAACCATTCCTGTAGGAACAGCTTATGCTGTCTGGACAGGTATCGGCGCAGCAGGCGTTGCTCTGGCAGGAATACTTCTCTTTCAGGAATCCCGGGATATTACCCGAATACTCTGCATTCTTCTGATTGTTACCGGAGTCATCGGTCTCAGAGTTTTTTCACGCTGA
- a CDS encoding aspartate aminotransferase family protein, which translates to MKQMPITPESEQALFFHNYARLPIAITHGDGSWLVSDTGIRYLDMIAGIGVNALGYGDKRLINAINEQAAKIIHASNLFLLQPQFALAEKLLEISGLSKVFFANSGTEAIEASIKMARKWAASSGNDRKKEILSLSNCFHGRTYGAMSLTAKAKYTDGFEPLLPDTGMINFNDPLDLEKKVSERTAAVFIEIIQGEGGIHQISAPFIEKLNELRQRHNFLIVADEIQAGCGRTGKFFSYLHFDFEPDLVCLAKPLGGGLPLSAVLGSESLSDVFSYGNHGTTFGGNPVACAAGLAMIEAIYEDNLMAHAVEIGSFIKTGLLQLAQKHSQITAIRQYGLMIGMTVDKEAKFYVEKALKKHVIINATSQNVIRLLPPLNISQGEAQQCIMVLDEIFNEE; encoded by the coding sequence ATGAAACAAATGCCCATAACACCGGAAAGTGAACAGGCGCTTTTTTTCCATAACTATGCAAGACTCCCAATAGCTATAACCCATGGAGATGGTTCATGGCTTGTCAGCGATACGGGTATACGCTATCTCGATATGATTGCCGGCATCGGAGTCAATGCCCTCGGATATGGCGACAAGCGCCTTATCAACGCGATAAACGAACAGGCAGCCAAAATCATCCATGCATCCAATCTCTTTCTTTTGCAGCCACAGTTTGCTTTGGCAGAGAAACTTCTTGAAATTTCCGGGCTTTCCAAGGTATTTTTTGCCAACAGCGGCACTGAAGCTATTGAAGCGTCCATCAAAATGGCAAGAAAATGGGCAGCCTCTTCCGGCAACGATCGCAAAAAAGAGATATTATCGCTCTCAAACTGTTTTCATGGAAGAACATATGGCGCCATGTCCTTGACGGCAAAGGCAAAATATACCGATGGCTTCGAACCGTTGCTGCCAGATACCGGTATGATTAACTTTAATGATCCTCTTGACCTCGAAAAAAAGGTTTCAGAGAGAACCGCCGCTGTTTTTATAGAAATCATCCAGGGTGAGGGTGGGATTCACCAGATATCAGCGCCGTTTATTGAAAAGCTCAATGAACTGCGCCAACGCCATAATTTTTTAATCGTTGCCGATGAGATTCAGGCTGGATGCGGAAGAACCGGCAAGTTTTTCAGTTACCTGCATTTTGATTTCGAACCTGATCTGGTTTGCCTTGCCAAACCGCTGGGAGGAGGTCTGCCCTTATCAGCAGTTCTCGGCAGCGAGAGCCTTTCCGATGTGTTCAGTTACGGAAACCATGGTACGACCTTCGGGGGCAATCCTGTCGCCTGTGCAGCAGGCCTGGCGATGATTGAGGCGATCTATGAGGACAATCTCATGGCACATGCTGTAGAGATCGGCAGCTTTATTAAAACCGGATTGCTGCAACTCGCACAAAAGCACTCACAAATAACAGCGATACGGCAGTATGGATTAATGATCGGCATGACAGTCGACAAAGAAGCGAAGTTCTATGTTGAAAAAGCTCTTAAGAAGCATGTCATTATAAATGCAACAAGCCAAAACGTTATCCGGCTTCTGCCTCCACTCAACATCAGCCAGGGGGAAGCTCAACAATGTATCATGGTTCTTGATGAAATCTTTAACGAAGAATAA
- a CDS encoding cupin domain-containing protein, with protein MQKAEFWITHLALQQHPEGGFYRETYRNRGGYDFTGSTSFGAHRSYATAIHYLLKEGQQSKLHRIQSDELWFFHTGSPLVVHIFSELEANYSSFTLGLDPVSGQLLQASVPAGSWFGACFPDSIVTDRYTLVSCVVAPGFDFIDFEFANKNILSDIFPRHKALIDRLT; from the coding sequence GTGCAAAAAGCTGAGTTCTGGATAACGCACCTGGCGTTGCAGCAACATCCTGAAGGAGGCTTCTACCGGGAAACATACCGAAATAGAGGGGGCTATGATTTCACAGGAAGCACTTCGTTCGGAGCACACCGCTCTTATGCAACGGCTATCCACTATCTGCTGAAAGAGGGTCAACAGTCAAAGCTGCACCGGATACAATCCGATGAACTCTGGTTTTTTCATACAGGTTCACCTCTTGTCGTCCATATTTTCTCTGAACTGGAGGCAAACTACTCGTCGTTTACCCTTGGCCTGGACCCGGTGTCGGGCCAACTCCTCCAGGCCTCGGTTCCAGCGGGAAGCTGGTTCGGGGCATGCTTTCCCGATAGCATCGTAACTGACCGATATACGCTGGTTAGCTGTGTTGTTGCGCCGGGTTTTGATTTCATCGATTTCGAATTTGCCAATAAAAACATACTGTCGGATATATTTCCACGACACAAAGCACTCATCGATCGCCTCACCTGA
- a CDS encoding methyltransferase domain-containing protein: MTAYEKEFYVNRHEKTIHAANTILSMLLDRIPTVHSAVDVGCGTGTWLSVLQQKGVNEIQGFDGSWMDRNLLAIPYSCFTEIDLTRSMIRSITKYDLAISLEVAEHLPSDCAEEFIFSLTELSDYVLFSAAIPFQGGQHHVNEQWQHYWVELFRKMDYLVYDIIRPKIWNDNRIPFWYRQNILLFVRKQKTTSTLNGWPYVELSSSPIDIVHPDLYLIRQSGKPE, translated from the coding sequence ATGACTGCGTACGAAAAAGAGTTTTACGTGAACAGACACGAAAAAACCATTCATGCTGCAAATACCATTCTTTCGATGCTTTTAGATCGTATTCCGACCGTTCATTCAGCCGTTGACGTCGGATGCGGTACAGGAACATGGCTCTCTGTGTTACAGCAAAAAGGAGTGAACGAAATCCAGGGTTTCGACGGAAGCTGGATGGACCGGAATCTGCTGGCAATCCCGTACTCATGCTTCACAGAGATAGACCTGACCAGATCAATGATACGATCAATAACAAAATACGATCTTGCCATCTCCCTTGAAGTCGCAGAACACTTGCCTTCTGATTGCGCGGAGGAATTTATTTTTTCTCTTACAGAACTCTCCGACTACGTACTTTTTTCAGCAGCTATCCCTTTTCAAGGTGGCCAACATCACGTCAACGAGCAGTGGCAACACTACTGGGTAGAGCTGTTCAGGAAGATGGATTATCTTGTTTATGACATAATCCGGCCAAAAATCTGGAATGACAACCGCATTCCGTTCTGGTACAGACAAAACATTTTATTGTTTGTCAGAAAACAGAAAACAACATCCACGTTAAATGGCTGGCCATATGTCGAACTTTCGTCATCGCCCATAGACATTGTACATCCTGATCTCTATCTGATCAGGCAATCAGGCAAACCGGAATAA
- a CDS encoding NAD(P)/FAD-dependent oxidoreductase, whose protein sequence is MKQRVVIIGGGFTGLNTAKLLGNKQNIEVTLIDRKNYHLFQPLLYQVAMAALGEGDIAAPLRNMLANYDNITVFKGIVESADIANKTIFTDFGDIPYDYLVLACGVQHHYFGNNQWEKFAPGLKTLAQAKEIRRRVMEAYECAERTKDPVERKKLLTFVIVGGGPTGVELAGSIGEMSRYTLSKFYRNIDPKLTRIFIVEAAPRILGSFSPELTSKATRSLEKLGVQVWTSSMVTDVDANGVQIGNERIEAATVLWAAGVTAIAIGKNMGLETDHLGRILVNEDLSIPGHPELFAGGDLAHFELENGKTLPGLAPVALQQGRAIGRNILLDLKKKARKPFRYRDKGQMATIGKNKAIVEIGSLKFDGILAWFTWLLVHIYFLTSFRHRVFVLLQWGWSYFTFSYGARLIVNKEWRFYPDIAKNNNSNKTTTNCDG, encoded by the coding sequence ATGAAACAGCGGGTTGTGATTATAGGCGGAGGATTTACAGGACTTAATACGGCAAAACTGCTCGGCAATAAACAAAATATCGAAGTAACACTGATTGACAGAAAAAACTATCACCTTTTTCAGCCGCTTCTTTATCAAGTGGCGATGGCAGCGCTCGGAGAAGGGGATATCGCGGCACCACTCAGAAACATGCTTGCAAACTACGATAATATCACAGTCTTTAAAGGCATTGTCGAGAGTGCCGATATAGCCAATAAAACCATTTTCACCGATTTCGGAGATATACCTTATGATTATCTCGTTCTTGCCTGCGGTGTTCAGCATCACTATTTTGGCAACAACCAGTGGGAAAAGTTTGCTCCCGGACTGAAAACCCTTGCTCAGGCAAAAGAGATACGCCGCAGAGTGATGGAAGCATATGAGTGCGCAGAAAGAACCAAAGACCCCGTAGAAAGAAAAAAACTGCTCACGTTTGTTATTGTGGGAGGCGGACCTACTGGTGTTGAACTTGCCGGATCCATCGGCGAAATGAGTCGATACACCCTGTCGAAATTTTATCGGAACATTGACCCCAAATTGACGCGAATCTTTATTGTTGAGGCTGCTCCGCGTATTCTCGGATCTTTTTCTCCGGAACTTACTAGCAAGGCCACCCGATCACTTGAAAAACTCGGCGTTCAGGTATGGACAAGCAGTATGGTCACCGATGTCGATGCCAATGGTGTTCAAATCGGAAATGAGAGAATTGAAGCGGCAACCGTGCTCTGGGCTGCCGGTGTTACCGCTATAGCGATCGGTAAAAATATGGGCCTGGAAACTGACCATCTCGGTCGAATCCTTGTCAATGAAGATCTCAGCATTCCTGGCCATCCCGAACTTTTTGCTGGCGGTGACCTTGCTCATTTTGAGCTTGAAAACGGAAAAACTCTGCCTGGTCTCGCTCCCGTCGCCTTGCAACAAGGACGAGCTATCGGAAGAAATATTCTGCTCGACCTGAAAAAAAAGGCGAGAAAACCCTTTCGCTATCGGGATAAGGGACAGATGGCAACCATCGGAAAAAACAAGGCAATTGTGGAAATCGGCAGTCTGAAATTTGATGGCATCCTTGCATGGTTCACGTGGCTTCTTGTGCATATCTATTTCCTCACCAGTTTCCGGCACAGGGTTTTTGTTCTGTTGCAGTGGGGATGGTCGTATTTCACCTTCAGCTACGGCGCCAGACTTATCGTCAACAAGGAGTGGCGTTTCTATCCCGATATTGCGAAAAATAATAACAGCAATAAAACAACAACGAATTGTGATGGGTAA
- a CDS encoding energy transducer TonB codes for MPSKLDKIHEDARRKAMGSWSIREDFLDTDCLRNVHYGNLVLRRQAHLFLSHGVLTAMVLLSFVWLLSANWQSITAVFGFFQKDDKPLTESYEFVTCVTQLPPPPPIAAPPPAVAKAAPAPANVGKIKKVKADEVPLQQTFATQKEISHAIQSQPADGADCGSASGSDEGATFVAREKDPVLLSMKKSYPEMARTAGIEGRVFISVLVGEDGRAVQAKILKRIPADCNVFDAAAMKAVMEAKYAPGIQNGNPIKVWFTVPIRFQLD; via the coding sequence GTGCCATCAAAGCTTGATAAAATCCATGAAGACGCTCGACGGAAAGCTATGGGCTCATGGTCTATCCGCGAGGATTTTCTCGATACCGACTGTTTGCGGAATGTGCATTACGGCAATCTCGTTCTTCGTCGTCAGGCACACCTTTTTCTCTCGCATGGTGTGTTGACGGCAATGGTACTGTTATCATTTGTTTGGCTGCTTAGCGCAAACTGGCAGTCGATTACCGCTGTTTTCGGCTTTTTCCAAAAAGATGACAAACCTTTGACGGAGTCGTATGAGTTTGTAACCTGTGTGACGCAACTGCCGCCACCGCCGCCGATCGCCGCACCACCTCCTGCGGTCGCCAAGGCTGCGCCTGCACCTGCGAATGTCGGTAAAATAAAAAAAGTCAAAGCGGATGAAGTTCCTCTTCAGCAGACTTTTGCAACCCAGAAAGAGATAAGCCACGCTATTCAGTCACAACCTGCTGATGGAGCAGATTGCGGTTCTGCTTCCGGTTCGGATGAGGGTGCTACGTTTGTTGCCCGTGAAAAAGATCCGGTGCTTTTGTCGATGAAAAAAAGCTATCCTGAAATGGCAAGAACAGCAGGCATTGAGGGACGAGTTTTTATAAGTGTTCTGGTAGGAGAGGACGGCAGGGCTGTTCAGGCAAAAATCCTGAAAAGAATTCCTGCTGACTGTAATGTTTTTGATGCTGCGGCAATGAAAGCGGTTATGGAGGCAAAATACGCTCCGGGTATCCAGAATGGTAACCCGATCAAGGTATGGTTTACGGTTCCGATCCGTTTTCAGCTCGATTAA
- a CDS encoding ExbD/TolR family protein: protein MGMVDSPNERRAKKGRKRIRKRIGFHLDMTPMVDVAFLLLTFFMLTTTFAKSNTMEISMPPEMEEVKIAEANVMTLRISGEGMAYCSLGNEAPRRLSLYESGDASRFALSAELRQILKQQTTANKKLVIVLKISEKAKYKYLVDVIDELNLMKIDRFSLDDFTDQDELEIKRAV, encoded by the coding sequence ATGGGAATGGTTGATTCTCCCAATGAACGCCGGGCTAAAAAAGGCAGAAAGCGGATTCGCAAGAGGATCGGTTTTCATCTCGATATGACCCCTATGGTGGATGTAGCGTTTTTATTGCTGACCTTCTTCATGCTGACGACTACTTTTGCGAAGTCCAATACTATGGAGATCAGCATGCCGCCTGAGATGGAGGAGGTGAAGATCGCTGAAGCAAATGTCATGACGTTGAGAATTTCAGGAGAAGGCATGGCTTATTGTTCGCTCGGTAATGAGGCGCCTCGCCGGCTTTCGTTGTATGAGAGTGGTGACGCCAGCAGGTTTGCCTTGAGTGCTGAACTGCGGCAGATCTTGAAACAGCAGACCACAGCCAATAAAAAGCTGGTTATTGTGTTGAAAATCAGTGAAAAAGCAAAGTATAAGTATCTGGTTGATGTTATTGATGAGTTGAATCTTATGAAGATTGACCGGTTCAGTCTTGATGATTTTACTGATCAGGATGAACTTGAAATCAAAAGGGCGGTTTAG
- the hemN gene encoding oxygen-independent coproporphyrinogen III oxidase, with the protein MAANLAVKYSNPGPRYTSYPTIPSWSTDGVTQEQWKEAMVKGFNDSNESTGISLYIHIPFCENYCYFCGCNAHRTQDHSFEAPYLDALLKEWQMYLDVFPGTLNVKEMHIGGGTPTFFSPENLIKLVDGLYKHVNTMDDYIFSFETNPRSTSREHLEALYSVGFRRMSFGIQDFDPIVQQEINRPQSFELVREKVELAREIGFTSLNFDLVYGLPKQTLATITDTIQKVMELKPDRLAFYAYGHNPHMYEGQRKFKESDLPVGDVKQELYDKGRAMLESIGYHEIGMDHFAIEGDALYEAAKNGTLHRNFMGYTENTTQMMLALGASSISDTWYAFAQNERHDDAYIKAVNEGRFPLLRGHLLTDEDLVLRRHILNLMCKQETSWEDPKLYCDELDIARYRLEDMESDGMVVLLEHGVRVTDVGIPFLRNICMAFDARLWRSDSLSKAYNVSRDIQKTYIEKARQAKAQQVE; encoded by the coding sequence ATGGCAGCAAATCTTGCGGTGAAGTACAGTAATCCCGGCCCTCGTTATACCAGTTATCCGACCATTCCTTCATGGAGCACAGACGGTGTTACCCAGGAACAATGGAAGGAGGCTATGGTCAAAGGGTTCAATGACAGCAATGAGAGCACCGGCATCAGTTTGTATATTCATATTCCTTTTTGCGAAAATTACTGTTATTTTTGCGGATGTAACGCTCATCGTACTCAGGATCACTCTTTTGAAGCTCCTTACCTTGACGCGTTGCTCAAGGAATGGCAGATGTATCTCGATGTTTTTCCCGGAACGCTTAATGTTAAGGAGATGCATATCGGTGGAGGGACGCCAACTTTTTTCAGTCCTGAAAACCTGATCAAGCTTGTTGACGGTCTCTACAAGCATGTCAATACGATGGATGATTATATTTTCAGTTTTGAAACAAATCCGCGATCAACATCGAGAGAGCACCTTGAGGCGCTCTACAGTGTGGGTTTCAGACGCATGAGCTTCGGTATCCAGGATTTTGATCCGATTGTGCAGCAGGAGATCAATCGTCCGCAGTCCTTCGAGCTTGTAAGGGAAAAAGTTGAACTTGCACGAGAGATCGGCTTTACTTCGCTGAATTTTGATCTTGTTTACGGTTTACCCAAACAGACACTTGCCACTATAACCGATACCATTCAGAAAGTGATGGAGTTGAAGCCCGACAGGCTTGCTTTTTATGCCTACGGGCACAATCCTCACATGTATGAAGGTCAGAGGAAGTTCAAGGAATCGGATCTTCCTGTTGGCGATGTCAAGCAGGAACTCTATGACAAAGGACGAGCAATGCTTGAGTCGATAGGCTATCATGAAATCGGCATGGATCATTTTGCCATTGAAGGTGATGCCCTGTATGAAGCAGCTAAAAACGGAACTCTGCATAGAAACTTCATGGGGTACACCGAAAATACCACTCAAATGATGCTTGCGCTTGGAGCATCATCCATCAGTGATACATGGTATGCATTTGCTCAGAATGAAAGGCACGATGATGCCTATATCAAGGCTGTAAATGAAGGACGTTTTCCGCTTTTGCGCGGTCATCTGCTCACCGATGAGGATCTTGTGCTGCGTCGACATATTCTCAATCTGATGTGCAAGCAGGAGACCTCATGGGAAGATCCCAAACTCTATTGCGACGAGCTTGATATTGCCAGATACAGGCTGGAGGATATGGAAAGTGACGGTATGGTGGTACTTCTTGAGCATGGAGTCAGGGTTACCGATGTCGGTATTCCGTTTCTGCGTAATATTTGCATGGCGTTTGACGCAAGACTCTGGCGATCGGACAGCCTTTCCAAAGCATATAATGTATCAAGGGATATTCAGAAAACATATATTGAAAAAGCCCGTCAGGCAAAAGCTCAACAGGTTGAGTAA